From a single Halobacteriovorax sp. HLS genomic region:
- a CDS encoding M48 family metalloprotease, giving the protein MNLVRKIAKTFKSEKISFRNRAEHEWIFSSPELRESFRILEAYISQSQKALEVFNTIFFLNIKGSYASAIDSGEKFVLVYPELVSLLKGPKRIQGIAILAHEIGHLVLAHHQRRTSNHIAQIEADLFAHEIGLGRYLLLFLKDQSQGLQIQKRVQALEKVIRTES; this is encoded by the coding sequence ATGAATCTTGTGCGAAAAATTGCCAAAACATTTAAAAGTGAAAAAATCTCCTTTCGAAATAGAGCTGAACATGAATGGATATTTTCAAGTCCAGAGCTTAGAGAGTCATTTAGGATCCTTGAAGCGTATATATCCCAATCACAAAAGGCGTTAGAAGTTTTTAATACTATTTTCTTTTTGAATATTAAGGGCTCGTACGCAAGTGCAATAGATTCAGGAGAAAAGTTCGTGCTAGTATATCCCGAGCTAGTATCACTTTTAAAAGGTCCAAAGAGAATTCAAGGTATAGCAATTCTTGCACATGAAATTGGTCACCTAGTTCTGGCCCATCATCAAAGAAGAACAAGTAATCACATTGCTCAAATTGAAGCAGACCTATTCGCTCACGAGATAGGACTTGGAAGATATTTACTTTTATTTTTAAAAGATCAATCGCAAGGCCTACAGATTCAAAAAAGAGTGCAGGCCTTAGAGAAAGTAATTAGAACAGAGAGTTAG